Proteins from a single region of Lysobacterales bacterium:
- the pcnB gene encoding polynucleotide adenylyltransferase PcnB, with the protein MDRPQRLQGARHLALSDLLRRAARLVAAPFKAFSGVPGAPAPQVAAQPQSSSPRHRERQPQREGRGAPRGRGGRGEGRDARPPRGREGGDRPTAPRARRQPPPLAPGAVVIPRDRHGISRKDISNNALRVLYRLDEAGFQAYLVGGAVRDLLLGGRPKDFDVATDASPDQVRQLFRNCRLIGRRFRLAHIHFGQEIIEVATFRGTGDEGDRKLDNGRLLRDNIYGSLEEDIFRRDFTINALYYNIADFSLRDDAGGVADIAERRLRLIGEPEARFREDPVRMLRAVRFAAKLGFELEPSMARALPMLAYLLGEVPPARLFDETTKLFLMGHAERSFDLLREHGLLPALMPQVADELAADPDGRYGSFVRDALRGSDQRVAEGRPLTSGFLLAVLLWPSAQRTHAALVAKGTEANLAWQQAADAVVMPFCQRVAVPRRISLVSQEIWTLQGWLTQRTRRRVVRLLAHPRFRAAWDFLVLRAAIEPDLVELVEWWRQTQALDESALDGHLERAVVSAGDVGPGKRRRRRGGRRRGGGPGGAGGGD; encoded by the coding sequence ATGGACCGACCGCAACGACTGCAGGGAGCACGTCACTTGGCCTTGAGCGATCTGCTGCGCCGCGCCGCCCGTCTGGTGGCTGCCCCGTTCAAGGCGTTCTCCGGGGTGCCCGGAGCGCCCGCGCCGCAGGTCGCAGCGCAGCCGCAGTCCTCGTCGCCGCGCCACCGCGAGCGGCAGCCGCAGCGCGAGGGACGTGGTGCGCCACGCGGCCGCGGCGGCCGAGGCGAAGGGCGCGATGCGCGGCCACCGCGTGGTCGCGAGGGCGGCGATCGCCCGACGGCTCCCCGCGCGCGCCGGCAACCGCCGCCGCTGGCGCCGGGTGCCGTGGTGATCCCGCGCGACCGCCACGGCATCTCCCGCAAGGACATCAGCAACAACGCGCTGCGCGTGCTGTACCGGCTGGACGAGGCGGGCTTCCAGGCCTACCTGGTCGGCGGCGCGGTGCGCGACCTGCTGCTCGGCGGCCGCCCCAAGGACTTCGACGTCGCCACCGACGCAAGTCCCGACCAGGTCCGGCAACTGTTCCGCAACTGCCGGCTGATCGGGCGCCGTTTCCGCCTTGCGCACATCCACTTCGGGCAGGAGATCATCGAAGTCGCCACCTTCCGCGGGACCGGCGACGAAGGCGACCGCAAGCTCGACAACGGCCGCCTGCTGCGCGACAACATCTACGGCTCGCTGGAGGAGGACATCTTCCGCCGCGACTTCACGATCAACGCCCTGTACTACAACATCGCCGACTTCAGCCTGCGCGACGACGCCGGCGGCGTCGCCGACATCGCCGAGCGCCGGCTGCGCCTGATCGGCGAGCCGGAGGCGCGCTTCCGGGAGGACCCGGTGCGCATGCTGCGCGCGGTGCGTTTCGCCGCCAAGCTGGGTTTCGAGCTGGAGCCGTCGATGGCGCGCGCGCTGCCCATGCTCGCCTATCTGCTCGGCGAGGTGCCGCCGGCGCGGCTGTTCGACGAGACCACCAAGCTGTTCCTGATGGGCCATGCCGAGCGTAGCTTCGACCTGCTACGCGAGCACGGCCTGCTGCCGGCCTTGATGCCGCAGGTCGCCGACGAGCTGGCCGCCGACCCCGACGGCCGCTACGGGAGCTTCGTCCGCGATGCCCTGCGCGGCTCCGACCAGCGGGTCGCCGAGGGCCGGCCGCTGACCTCCGGCTTCCTGCTGGCCGTGCTGCTGTGGCCGTCGGCGCAGCGCACCCACGCCGCGCTGGTGGCCAAGGGCACCGAAGCCAACCTGGCCTGGCAGCAGGCCGCCGATGCCGTGGTGATGCCGTTCTGCCAGCGCGTCGCGGTGCCCCGGCGGATTTCCCTGGTCAGCCAGGAGATCTGGACCCTGCAGGGCTGGCTGACCCAGCGCACGCGCCGGCGCGTGGTCCGGCTGCTTGCCCATCCGCGCTTCCGCGCTGCCTGGGATTTCCTGGTGCTGCGCGCGGCGATCGAGCCCGACCTGGTGGAACTGGTCGAGTGGTGGCGGCAGACCCAGGCGCTCGACGAGTCGGCGCTCGATGGCCACCTCGAACGGGCGGTGGTCAGCGCTGGCGACGTCGGCCCGGGCAAGCGCCGCCGCCGTCGCGGCGGACGCCGTCGCGGTGGCGGCCCGGGCGGCGCCGGCGGCGGCGACTGA
- a CDS encoding ferredoxin family protein has translation MPFVVTENCIKCKHTDCVEVCPVDCFHEGPNFLVIDPDECIDCTLCEPECPVNAIYPEDSVPAGQEAFIALNAELSRDWPVLTQRKDPPPDAKEWDGKPGKLSLLER, from the coding sequence ATGCCCTTCGTCGTCACCGAGAACTGCATCAAGTGCAAGCACACCGACTGCGTCGAGGTCTGTCCGGTCGACTGCTTCCATGAGGGCCCGAACTTCCTGGTGATCGATCCGGACGAGTGCATCGACTGCACGCTGTGCGAGCCGGAGTGTCCTGTCAACGCGATCTACCCCGAGGATTCGGTTCCGGCGGGCCAGGAGGCCTTCATCGCCCTCAACGCCGAGCTGTCGCGCGACTGGCCGGTGCTCACCCAGCGCAAGGATCCACCGCCCGACGCCAAGGAGTGGGACGGCAAGCCGGGCAAGCTTTCCCTGCTCGAGCGCTGA
- the dapA gene encoding 4-hydroxy-tetrahydrodipicolinate synthase, with product MTLRGSICALVTPFSTDGSIDEPALLRLLDLHLAAGSHGLVVAGSTGEANLLDDAEYARVLALAVQRCAGRLPVLAGCGAPATARTLALCRIARDAGVDAALVVTPAYVRPTQEGLYRHFSAVADSGTLPVVLYNVPSRTACDLQPETVARLCDHPAIVGIKEAVAEPARMRALLDLQGPAFDVLSGDDGTACAALLAGARGVVSVAANIVPGPFAQMCDHAAGGRRPEALAIDDRLQSLYDMLGREPNPIPAKWMLHHLGLCGPDPRLPLTPLSPPLQAAARAVLEALGAMAAGAADQG from the coding sequence TTGACGCTCCGCGGCAGCATCTGCGCCCTGGTCACCCCGTTTTCGACGGATGGCTCGATCGACGAGCCGGCCCTGCTGCGCCTGCTCGACCTGCACCTCGCGGCCGGCAGCCACGGCCTGGTGGTGGCCGGCTCGACCGGCGAGGCCAACCTGCTCGACGACGCCGAGTACGCGCGGGTGCTGGCACTGGCTGTGCAGCGCTGCGCCGGGCGCCTGCCGGTGCTGGCCGGTTGCGGCGCGCCGGCGACCGCGCGCACCCTGGCGCTGTGCCGGATTGCTCGCGATGCCGGCGTCGACGCCGCCCTGGTGGTGACGCCCGCCTACGTAAGGCCCACCCAGGAAGGCCTCTACCGGCACTTCAGTGCGGTGGCCGACAGCGGCACGCTGCCGGTGGTGCTCTACAACGTGCCCTCGCGCACCGCTTGCGACCTGCAGCCGGAGACCGTGGCCCGGCTGTGCGACCATCCGGCGATCGTCGGCATCAAGGAGGCGGTCGCCGAACCGGCGCGGATGCGCGCGCTGCTCGACCTGCAGGGTCCGGCATTCGATGTCCTGAGCGGCGACGACGGCACCGCCTGCGCGGCGCTGCTCGCCGGCGCCCGGGGCGTGGTCTCGGTGGCCGCGAACATCGTGCCCGGCCCGTTCGCGCAGATGTGCGATCATGCCGCCGGCGGCCGGCGCCCGGAGGCGCTGGCGATCGACGATCGCCTGCAGTCGCTGTACGACATGCTCGGGCGCGAACCGAACCCCATTCCGGCCAAGTGGATGCTGCACCACCTGGGCCTGTGCGGCCCCGATCCGCGCCTGCCCCTGACACCGTTGTCGCCGCCCCTGCAGGCCGCCGCCCGCGCCGTGCTCGAAGCGCTCGGCGCGATGGCTGCCGGCGCGGCCGACCAAGGATGA
- a CDS encoding glycine cleavage system protein R, whose protein sequence is MKEQPKRSRPNENYLLINAFAPREESPLVQLARRIAESGCNLVESRLATLGQEVSIQALCQGAWDAVAKLESAMARMERDGGVRLVYFRTSVREAQGNALPYVVEVTAADKPGVLYQLAEFFEHHGISIEAMTCSRYRAVQTGAEVFSAQFTVGIPVDTHIAALRDDFLEFCDGLNLDAILDPMKF, encoded by the coding sequence TTGAAAGAGCAGCCCAAGCGCAGCCGACCGAACGAGAACTACCTGCTGATCAACGCCTTTGCCCCGCGCGAGGAGTCGCCGCTGGTGCAGCTGGCCCGCCGGATCGCCGAGTCCGGCTGCAACCTGGTCGAGTCGCGCCTGGCCACGCTGGGCCAGGAGGTCAGCATCCAGGCGTTGTGCCAGGGCGCCTGGGACGCCGTCGCCAAGCTGGAATCGGCGATGGCGCGCATGGAACGCGACGGCGGTGTGCGCCTGGTCTACTTCCGAACCTCGGTGCGCGAGGCCCAGGGCAATGCCCTGCCCTACGTGGTCGAGGTCACCGCCGCCGACAAGCCCGGCGTGCTCTACCAGCTCGCCGAGTTCTTCGAGCACCACGGCATCAGCATCGAGGCGATGACCTGCAGCCGCTACAGGGCGGTGCAGACCGGCGCCGAGGTGTTCTCCGCGCAGTTCACCGTCGGCATTCCGGTCGACACCCACATCGCCGCGCTGCGCGACGATTTCCTGGAGTTCTGCGATGGCCTGAATCTGGACGCCATCCTCGACCCCATGAAGTTCTGA
- a CDS encoding peroxiredoxin — protein MQPGDPLPDLRLATTADPALRLPSLAGAVAVIYFYPKDATPGCTTEARDFAALHPEFLAAGARVIGVSRDSLASHARFRERQQLPFELASDADEAACRAFDVIHEKTLYGRTSLGVVRSTFLFGRDGRLVRAWRGVKVAGHAQAVLDACREAA, from the coding sequence ATGCAACCCGGCGACCCGCTGCCCGACCTGCGCCTGGCGACCACCGCCGACCCGGCCCTGCGCCTGCCATCTCTGGCCGGCGCCGTGGCGGTGATCTACTTCTATCCCAAGGACGCCACGCCCGGCTGTACCACCGAAGCGCGCGACTTCGCCGCGCTGCACCCGGAGTTCCTGGCAGCGGGTGCCCGGGTGATCGGCGTATCCCGGGACAGCCTGGCCAGCCATGCGCGCTTCCGGGAACGCCAGCAGCTTCCCTTCGAACTGGCCAGCGACGCCGACGAGGCGGCCTGCCGGGCGTTCGACGTGATCCACGAGAAGACGCTGTACGGCCGCACCTCGCTGGGCGTGGTGCGCAGCACTTTCCTGTTCGGCCGCGACGGTCGCCTGGTCCGCGCCTGGCGCGGCGTCAAGGTGGCCGGACACGCGCAGGCCGTGCTCGATGCCTGCCGGGAGGCGGCTTGA
- a CDS encoding PhoH family protein — MTASKRTYVLDTNVLMHDPTSLFRFEEHDILLPMIVLEELDAAKKGVSEVARNVRQVSRFLNELIQAHGTGPLEDGLPLLRPQDLRLNVGSQHGRLYFQTAPGNGNGPKGGADNQIIAAVLALRERAPDRRVVLVSKDINLRIKASIYGIAAEDYENDRALDDFNLLFTGMVRLGEDFWDRHPEVRSWTERGRTYYEIELAGDEDWQPQQFLHFDGEDEVELRVLDRQGDRALLQILDDFRQGNHAVWGISARNREQNFALNALMDPDVDFVTLLGTAGTGKTLLALAAGLAQTMDQQRFREIIMTRATVSVGEDIGFLPGTEEEKMTPWMGALTDNLEVLTNPQEGGSWARQATNDLLASRIKIRSMNFMRGRTFLNRYVIIDEAQNLSPKQMKTLLTRAGPGTKMVCLGNVEQIDTPYLTETTSGLTYAVDRFKSWAHSAHVTLRRGERSRLADFASEAL; from the coding sequence ATGACCGCGAGCAAGCGCACCTACGTGCTGGACACCAATGTCCTGATGCACGACCCCACCTCGCTGTTCCGGTTCGAGGAACACGACATCCTGCTGCCGATGATCGTCCTCGAGGAGCTGGACGCCGCCAAGAAGGGCGTCTCGGAAGTCGCACGCAACGTCCGCCAGGTCAGCCGCTTCCTGAACGAGCTGATCCAGGCGCATGGCACCGGTCCGCTGGAGGACGGCCTGCCCCTGCTGCGGCCGCAGGACCTGCGCCTGAACGTCGGCAGCCAGCACGGCCGGCTGTACTTCCAGACCGCGCCGGGCAACGGCAACGGCCCGAAGGGCGGCGCCGACAACCAGATCATCGCCGCGGTTCTGGCGCTGCGCGAGCGCGCGCCCGACCGGCGCGTGGTGCTGGTGTCCAAGGACATCAACCTGCGCATCAAGGCGAGCATCTACGGGATCGCCGCCGAGGACTACGAGAACGACCGTGCGCTCGACGACTTCAACCTGCTGTTCACCGGCATGGTGCGCCTCGGCGAGGACTTCTGGGACCGCCACCCCGAAGTGCGTTCCTGGACGGAGCGCGGGCGCACCTACTACGAGATCGAGCTGGCCGGCGACGAGGACTGGCAACCCCAGCAGTTCCTGCACTTCGACGGCGAGGACGAGGTCGAGCTTCGCGTGCTCGACCGCCAGGGCGACCGCGCCCTGCTGCAGATCCTCGACGACTTCCGGCAGGGCAACCACGCCGTGTGGGGGATCAGCGCGCGCAACCGCGAGCAGAACTTCGCGCTCAACGCCCTGATGGACCCCGATGTCGATTTCGTGACCCTGCTGGGCACCGCTGGCACCGGCAAGACCCTGCTGGCGCTGGCCGCGGGCCTGGCGCAGACCATGGACCAGCAGCGCTTCCGCGAGATCATCATGACCCGCGCGACGGTCAGCGTCGGCGAGGACATCGGCTTCCTGCCCGGTACCGAGGAGGAGAAGATGACCCCCTGGATGGGCGCCCTGACGGACAACCTCGAGGTGCTCACCAACCCCCAGGAAGGCGGTTCATGGGCGCGCCAGGCGACCAACGACCTGCTCGCCTCGCGGATCAAGATCCGCTCGATGAACTTCATGCGCGGGCGTACCTTCCTGAACCGCTACGTGATCATCGACGAAGCGCAGAATCTTTCGCCCAAGCAGATGAAGACCCTGCTCACCCGCGCCGGCCCGGGCACCAAGATGGTCTGCCTGGGCAACGTCGAGCAGATCGACACGCCCTACCTGACCGAGACCACCTCGGGCCTGACCTACGCGGTCGACCGCTTCAAGTCCTGGGCGCACAGCGCCCACGTCACCCTGCGCCGCGGCGAACGCTCGCGGCTCGCCGACTTCGCGTCCGAGGCGCTGTAG
- the thiD gene encoding bifunctional hydroxymethylpyrimidine kinase/phosphomethylpyrimidine kinase, with product MLHENNSPGRTVPPLVLSIAGSDSGGGAGIQADLKAFMALGCHGLSAIAALTAQNTRGVTAVHHPPLPFLAAQLEAVFDDFQIAAVKIGMLGTAPVVELVARVLADRGAGNIVLDPVLVASSGARLSDDAALSAVRARLLPMADVLTPNLPEAQALLGTAIDSEAEADAAAQTLAGLVRGGVLLKGGHGAGEVLVDRYLEHGRPMRTWRHARLPLEGHGTGCTLAAAVAARLAQGDAPGQAVDHAIVFLQRALDAAYRPGRGPVHVLDPMAAALAAPAAVPPAGPDPS from the coding sequence ATGTTGCATGAAAACAACAGCCCGGGCCGGACCGTCCCGCCCCTCGTGCTCAGCATCGCCGGCTCGGACAGCGGCGGCGGCGCGGGCATCCAGGCCGATCTGAAGGCATTCATGGCCCTGGGCTGCCATGGACTGAGCGCGATCGCCGCCCTGACCGCCCAGAACACCCGCGGCGTGACCGCCGTGCACCACCCGCCCCTGCCGTTCCTGGCCGCCCAGCTCGAGGCGGTGTTCGACGACTTCCAGATCGCCGCCGTGAAGATCGGCATGCTGGGCACCGCCCCGGTGGTCGAACTGGTCGCCCGGGTGCTTGCCGATCGCGGTGCCGGCAACATCGTGCTGGACCCGGTCCTGGTGGCCTCCTCCGGCGCCCGCCTGAGCGACGATGCGGCCCTGTCGGCCGTGCGCGCGCGCCTGCTGCCGATGGCCGACGTGCTGACCCCGAACCTGCCGGAGGCGCAGGCCCTGCTCGGCACCGCCATCGATTCCGAGGCCGAGGCCGACGCGGCCGCGCAGACGCTGGCTGGCCTGGTCCGCGGCGGCGTCCTGCTCAAGGGCGGGCATGGCGCCGGCGAAGTGCTGGTCGACCGCTACCTGGAGCACGGTCGGCCGATGCGAACCTGGCGCCACGCGCGCCTGCCCCTTGAAGGCCATGGCACCGGCTGCACCCTGGCCGCCGCCGTGGCGGCGCGGCTGGCCCAGGGCGATGCGCCAGGGCAGGCGGTCGACCACGCCATCGTCTTCCTGCAGCGCGCCCTGGACGCCGCCTACCGGCCCGGTCGCGGCCCGGTGCACGTGCTCGACCCGATGGCGGCGGCGCTCGCCGCGCCGGCGGCGGTTCCGCCGGCGGGGCCCGATCCGTCCTGA
- a CDS encoding aromatic amino acid lyase, producing MATVLLDGRGLSRAQVLDVARQGAPVALAPAALARVRAAAAFLAAKLAEGEPLYGVTTGFGSNAERLLSQRRQRPAALSGALEDETLVAELQRKLIESHAVCVGAPLPADVVRAMMAIRINTLLQGHSGVREATLEHLVACLNADLLPVIPAQGSVGASGDLAPLSHQALMLLGRGEATLRGERMPAAEALAAIGLAPLVLSFKEGLALNNGTTLMLAIGVLALADVERLLRTADVTAALTLEAFCGRSAALDPRVHAARPHPGQVATAANLRALLGGSGLIDQPYHRPPRFHPWTPESWPDGAASAENFDLRWRWVPLPERDGREAFFERNPPFRGGKKAQPQDSYSLRCAPQVHGAVRDAARHAAGVFEIELNAVTDNPLVFPEDGSVVSAGNFHGMPLALALAQLKAALPVLASIAERRIAKLTDPATSDGLPPFLIANPEGTDSGLMIVQYTAAALVNALATRAHPAAVYSVPTSANAEDHVSMGATDALDLLAMLRDVEQVLAIELLTASQALELRQRMLAAAARLAADPERLAAKIDRPQALAGVAAQAFARELATLAEDLAGEPATAGPAARAVLDAVRDAGIAFLDFDRLLIDDLATVGRLVAEAVPVRVAEAAIGHPLAI from the coding sequence ATGGCGACGGTCCTGCTCGACGGCCGTGGGCTGAGCCGCGCCCAGGTGCTGGACGTCGCCCGGCAGGGCGCGCCGGTGGCGCTGGCGCCGGCGGCGCTGGCCCGGGTCCGGGCGGCCGCGGCCTTCCTGGCCGCCAAGCTGGCCGAGGGCGAGCCGCTGTACGGCGTCACCACCGGCTTCGGCAGCAATGCCGAGCGCCTGCTCAGCCAGCGCCGGCAGCGCCCGGCGGCGCTGTCCGGCGCGCTCGAGGACGAGACCCTGGTCGCCGAGCTGCAGCGCAAGCTGATCGAGAGCCATGCCGTGTGCGTCGGTGCGCCGCTGCCCGCCGATGTGGTGCGGGCGATGATGGCGATCCGCATCAACACCCTGCTGCAGGGCCACTCCGGCGTGCGCGAGGCGACCCTCGAGCACCTGGTCGCCTGCCTCAACGCCGACCTGCTGCCGGTGATCCCGGCGCAGGGCTCGGTGGGCGCCAGCGGCGACCTGGCGCCACTCTCGCACCAGGCGCTGATGCTGCTCGGCCGCGGCGAGGCGACCCTGCGCGGCGAGCGCATGCCGGCCGCCGAGGCGCTGGCGGCGATCGGCTTGGCGCCGCTGGTGCTGTCCTTCAAGGAGGGCCTGGCGCTCAACAACGGCACCACCTTGATGCTGGCGATCGGCGTGCTGGCGCTGGCCGATGTCGAGCGCCTGCTGCGCACCGCCGACGTCACCGCGGCATTGACCCTGGAGGCCTTCTGCGGGCGCAGCGCGGCGCTGGACCCGCGCGTGCACGCGGCGCGGCCGCACCCCGGCCAGGTCGCCACCGCCGCCAACCTGCGCGCCCTGCTGGGCGGCAGCGGCCTGATCGACCAGCCCTACCACCGGCCACCGCGCTTCCATCCGTGGACGCCGGAGAGCTGGCCCGACGGCGCCGCCTCGGCGGAGAACTTCGACCTGCGCTGGCGCTGGGTGCCGCTGCCCGAGCGCGACGGCCGCGAGGCCTTCTTCGAACGCAACCCGCCGTTTCGCGGCGGCAAGAAGGCGCAGCCGCAGGACAGCTATTCGCTGCGCTGCGCGCCGCAGGTGCACGGGGCGGTGCGCGACGCCGCCCGCCATGCCGCCGGCGTGTTCGAGATCGAACTGAACGCGGTCACCGACAATCCGCTGGTGTTCCCCGAGGACGGCAGCGTGGTGTCCGCCGGAAACTTCCACGGCATGCCGCTGGCGCTGGCCCTGGCCCAGCTCAAGGCCGCGCTGCCGGTGCTGGCCTCGATCGCCGAACGGCGCATCGCCAAGCTCACCGATCCGGCGACCAGCGACGGCCTGCCGCCGTTCCTGATCGCCAATCCGGAAGGCACCGATTCCGGCCTGATGATCGTGCAGTACACCGCCGCGGCCCTGGTCAACGCCCTGGCCACGCGCGCGCATCCGGCGGCGGTCTATTCGGTGCCGACCAGCGCCAACGCCGAGGACCACGTGTCGATGGGCGCCACAGACGCGCTCGACCTGCTGGCCATGCTGCGCGATGTCGAGCAGGTGCTGGCGATCGAGCTGCTCACCGCCAGCCAGGCCCTGGAGCTGCGTCAGCGCATGCTGGCCGCGGCCGCCCGACTGGCTGCCGATCCCGAACGCCTGGCCGCGAAGATCGACCGCCCGCAGGCGCTGGCCGGCGTCGCCGCGCAGGCCTTCGCCCGGGAACTGGCGACGCTGGCCGAGGACCTGGCCGGCGAGCCGGCCACCGCCGGCCCGGCAGCGCGCGCCGTGCTCGACGCCGTGCGCGACGCCGGCATCGCCTTCCTGGATTTCGACCGCCTGCTGATCGACGACCTCGCCACGGTCGGCCGCCTGGTCGCCGAGGCGGTGCCGGTGCGCGTTGCCGAGGCCGCGATCGGCCATCCCCTGGCGATCTGA
- the hisS gene encoding histidine--tRNA ligase: MVQPRTLPGALELLPREQIAFQRLLDTIRATYERFGFLPVETPVMELAEVLLTKEGGETERQVYFAQSTGDREAGRAPELALRFDLTVPLARYVAQYEHQLAFPFRRYQIQRVYRGERAQRGRFREFYQCDIDIVGKDALPVRYDAELPAVIHHLFTGLGFSGFRIEINNRKLLRGFLAALGIDDGERQKLVLREVDKLDKRGADWLRETLAGQFGLDAPTVDRLLAFVGSRSESYGHAGELLDGLAAAHDHPLLEQGVAELREVLARLADFGVPDSHVRLNFAIARGLDYYTGTVYETVLTDHPEIGSVCSGGRYEDLASHYTKSRLPGVGLSIGATRLFWQLRELGLFRDSGSTVQVLVALLDEAQLPEALRLAMTLREAGINVETQLEPGKLKNQLKYADRAGIRFVAIPGPDELARGVVAVKDLARQSQFEVAPAELARALEVEIAQARVMPPAGGDAG, translated from the coding sequence CTGGTCCAGCCGCGCACCCTGCCGGGCGCGCTCGAATTGCTGCCGCGCGAGCAGATCGCCTTCCAGCGACTGCTCGACACCATCCGCGCCACCTACGAGCGGTTCGGCTTCCTGCCGGTGGAGACGCCTGTGATGGAACTGGCCGAGGTCCTGCTGACCAAGGAGGGCGGCGAGACCGAGCGCCAGGTGTACTTCGCGCAATCGACCGGCGACCGCGAGGCCGGGCGCGCGCCTGAACTGGCGCTGCGCTTCGACCTGACCGTGCCGCTGGCGCGCTACGTCGCCCAGTACGAGCACCAGCTGGCGTTCCCGTTCCGGCGCTACCAGATCCAGCGCGTGTACCGCGGCGAGCGCGCCCAGCGCGGCCGCTTCCGCGAGTTCTACCAGTGCGACATCGACATCGTCGGCAAGGACGCGCTGCCGGTGCGCTACGACGCCGAGCTGCCGGCGGTGATCCACCACCTGTTCACCGGCCTGGGCTTTTCCGGCTTCCGCATCGAGATCAACAACCGCAAGCTGCTGCGCGGCTTCCTGGCGGCGCTGGGCATCGACGACGGCGAGCGCCAGAAGCTGGTGCTGCGCGAGGTCGACAAGCTGGACAAGCGCGGCGCCGACTGGCTGCGCGAGACCCTGGCCGGGCAGTTCGGCCTGGACGCGCCAACCGTAGACCGCCTGCTGGCCTTCGTCGGCTCGCGCTCGGAATCCTACGGCCATGCCGGCGAGCTGCTCGACGGCCTCGCCGCGGCGCACGACCACCCGCTGCTGGAGCAGGGCGTCGCCGAGCTGCGCGAGGTGCTGGCACGGCTGGCCGACTTCGGGGTGCCGGACAGCCACGTGCGCCTGAACTTCGCGATCGCCCGCGGACTGGACTACTACACCGGCACCGTCTACGAGACGGTGCTGACCGACCACCCGGAGATCGGCAGCGTCTGCTCGGGCGGCCGCTACGAGGACCTGGCCTCGCATTACACGAAGTCGCGCCTGCCCGGCGTCGGCCTGTCGATCGGCGCCACCCGCCTGTTCTGGCAGCTGCGCGAGCTCGGCCTGTTCCGGGACAGCGGATCGACGGTGCAGGTGCTGGTCGCCCTGCTCGACGAGGCGCAACTGCCCGAGGCGCTGCGCCTGGCCATGACGCTGCGCGAGGCCGGCATCAACGTCGAGACCCAGCTCGAGCCGGGCAAGCTGAAGAACCAGCTCAAGTACGCCGACCGCGCCGGCATCCGGTTCGTGGCCATTCCCGGCCCCGACGAACTGGCGCGCGGCGTGGTGGCGGTCAAGGACCTGGCGCGGCAGAGCCAGTTCGAGGTGGCGCCGGCCGAGCTGGCGCGCGCCCTGGAGGTCGAGATCGCCCAGGCCCGGGTGATGCCGCCGGCTGGCGGGGACGCCGGTTGA